The genome window AGCCGGATCTTGACCCTTCAATGAACGGAACCTGCCCGAATCGGAGGCCGAGGGCGGAGGCGTTTTGTTTGGCCCCAGTAAAATTGAGGGCGGCCGTTGCGGCACGACGATGGGCTCCTCGGCAAAATCCTCCACACTGCCGTAGGTCATCACCAGACGATCCATGTGCATGCGGGCGGTTTCGGAGAATTTGGTGCTGAGAAAAACGTCGGAGCGGACGTTATCCACACCGGTCATCAACCCTTTCAGCGTGAGCGAGGGCTGATAAGTTGATAACGTCAACTGCCGCGCGTGATCGGCCAGATTGCCGCGCTGTAAGAATGGAAATGGCGCCATAGGGAAGAACCACATCTCCGGAGCACAGCTCACCCGGAACCCATTGGGAAAACTGAGAGTCGCTTGGGAAAGACTAGCATGGGTGACGCTATCCAACAAACGTTACATTAGTAACGAGCCCGAGGTGGTGGATTTTGAAAATTCCTGGGTTAAAGCCCAATCTTTATTGGCTGTTGACATCCTCAGTAACACTTGGGTTTGAGGATTGGAATTGAGCCGCAGCAGGATTGAGCAGCCGTAAAAAACCTAGGTCTCTCCACTTCGCCGCGAAGCGCGGCTTCGGTCGGGATGACAAAAGTTGGATTAGGAAATAAGGATGTCAATCGAGCCAACTTGTTCTATGCTTTTCCGAGATTAGCAGCGTAACTTCTGGTCAGTGACGATAATTCGGCGCACACTTTGGCGTGTTGCAGATCATCAGCCTGATTTTTCATCTCCAGCAGATCGGTTTTCGGGTCAAACAACATCGCACCGTTCTTCCCCCCGGGCCCGAACTCGGCGTAGCGCCATTTTTCGGTGCGCACGGCGACACCATGCAAGCTCGAGCCGTCTTCGCTCCAAACGCTGTACGCGGGACGATCCCACTTTGCCTGCGGATTGTGCAACAAGGGAACCAGGCTTTTGCCCTCAACGCCGGAAGGCAACGGCAGGCCGCACAACTCCACTAATGTTGGATAAATGTCGAGCGACTCCACGATGCGCAGGCAGGATTGGCCATTGCCCTTGGCGCCGGGAACGGCCATGATCATAGGTACGCGCGTTCCCATCTCGAACAGCGAGCCGGCCTTTGACCATTTTCCCTTTTCGCCAAGCTGATAACCGTGGTCGGCCACGAAGACGATGATGGTGTTCTGGCGCAACCCTAACCGGTCGAGCTCGGCGAGGACGCGAGCGACGTTCCAATCCACCCACGAAATCGAAGCAATGTAGGCGCGGATGACTTCGCGGGCTTCGGCGGGGCTGGCGGTGCGTCCGATGAACAGGTCGGCGTTGCGCTTGCGAATGGCCGCGCTGGGGAATCCGGGCGGCACGGTGGGCCACGAGGCAAAATCGGGCGTCAACTCGATTTTGTTTACGTCATACAAATCAAAAAACTTCTGCGGCGCGGCCGGCGGGCTGTGGGGTTTAACAAATCCGCAGGCAATGAAAAATGGCTGGTCTTTGTATTTGCGCAGATACTCGATGGTGTGGTCGGCGGTGTGATAATCGCCGTTGCCTTCGCCGCTGCCATCCAAAACGACAATGCGGTCTGAATACGCGGCGCGGCTCAAATCCTGCGGAAGCGTTGGCGCCGCATCGGCCGGCTTGGGCGGAGACTGGGTTGACGGAAGCACCTTGTCTTTGCCACCGGCACCGCCGCCGCTGGCTTCGCCTTCTCCCGGCTGGCCATCGGCTTCGTCCCACGCTTCAGGATCATCAATGCCGCCATGAAAGATTTTGCCGCTGCGCACAGAGACGTATCCGCTTTGCCTGAACAATTGCGGAAGGCTGATCCAATTCGGATGAATGTCACGGAAAGCGGTGCGGTTGCCCAGCACGCCCGTCTTGGTCGGCGGACGGCCTGTGAGCAATGAGGAACGCGACGGATTGCACAGCGGAAACTGGCAGTAGTTCCTATCGAAGCGGACGCCCGATTTAGCCAGCCCATCGAGGTTCGGCGTCTGGGCGCGAAACATGCTGCCGTAACAACCCAGTTCCACGCGCATGTCATCGGACATCAGGAACAGGACGTTAGGTTTGAGCTTTGCGGATTTGGAGGCACCCGCAAACATCGGGTACGACAACGATGCTGAGACCGCCACACCGGCAACCTGTCCCAAGAATTTTCTGCGCGTGATTCGGCCCATTGGTGCGGGAAATTTTAACACCAACAGCAAATTGTGAAAAAGCAAGCGCCCCTTCGCGGCGGAAGCGCCGGCTGAGCTCGATCACCTACGGAGCGCTATGACCAGCACACTGCAGCACGCCCAGAAAGGCGCTCCACGGACCGACTGCGTCACGATACTGATGGGCCATCACGCGGGATAGTTGATGCACATGAGTGAAGTCGTGAACCGCCCATGTCGCCAGAAGTTGCGATAGCGTCACCACTCCCAGCGCTGGATGCCTTCCTCGCCGGGTCAAGTCTTCCTGCTGTAAATTCAGTGCCTGCAGCGCAACTAGATTCTCCCTTCGCAGGCGGGCGAAATCTTCCAAGAGCTGCTCCAGCGACTTGTCTTGACTCTCTTTCAACTGCGCAAAGCGGTCAAAGGGATCAAATGGCCGCGCTTCGCCGCTCTCCAGTATGATCCGCACCCGCGGCATCCAGTCGGTGCGCTCCCCGAAGACCAGGTGGCCCACGATGTCGAACGGGCTCCAGGTATCTTTTCCTTCGTTGCCGCGCACCCAGATGTTGGGCAGCCCGCGCAACAGCGCATTTAGGGTCGCGGGAGTGCGCGTGAGAACTGCGATGGCCTCGTCCAGGCTGAAGTCCGTCAAGCTTTTCATGCCCATGTAGATGCATGCCTGGCGCTTCGGACTCAGTGGGGTATCCCTTTGCTAGCTTGGTCGCGATCTCAGAGAAAGTCTCGCCTGGCCTCCCTGGGGGGTGAAAGGGTCTCGGAGGCCCTACCCGCAGCCCCTTGCCAGCTCGGTGTTATTTTCAAGTCATTGTAATAAAACGAGATAACTGTCTAAAACCCTGTCAGCTAAAAGGCCAGGCAAATGAAATATTAAAAAAAAGCTTGACACGTTTTATAGTGTTATAGTTAACTACAACACTAGATTCTAGAGCGTGCGCTTTGAAAATTGCCACGCGTCATGCAAAGAAGAAAATGCAACTCTTAAGGAGAACGGAACATGAAATCCCTTCGCGTACTGTGTGTTGTTCTAATTTCGCTCTCGACTGTGGCTTTTGCCCAGTCCGACGCGCAAAAATCTTTCGACAAACTAAAAACTCTGGCGGGCACCTGGCAAGCCTCGGTGACCGTCGACCCGCCACAGAAGGATATGGGAGACGGAACGACGACGCAGGTCACAGTGCGCGTGACCTCCCGCGGAAACGCGCTGGTGCATGAGATGCACGAGATAGGAAAGCCAGACGATCCGACGCGTTACGACCATCCGGTTACGATGCTCTACCTGGATGGCGATCGTCTGCTCCTGACGCACTATTGCGACGCTGGAAACCGGCCGCGCATGGTCGCCAAGACCTCGCCGGATGGGAAGAAGGTGGAATTCGATTTTCTCGATCTCTCTGGCGGCAATGAGTACGGGCACATGTACCACGCCGTGTTCACGATTATCGATGCTAACCACCACACAGAAGACTGGACTTATATGATGCCGGGCGACAAGCCCCTGCACGCGCACTTCGACCTGAAGCGGGCACAGTAAGGATCCCGGTAACGCGAACTGGAAACCAGATGGAACGTGAGTGGAATGACAGTCAGCCGATTTACCGCCAGCTTCGTGACCGAGTGGTCGCGATGATACTCGACGGAGTGCTCAAGGAAGGCGACCCGCTGCCTTCGGTGCGCAATGTCGCGACCGAATATAGGGTCAATCCGCTCACGGTCCTGAAGGGCTATCAAGAACTCGTGGACGAGCAACTGGTCGAGAAGAGGCGAGGTCTCGGCATGTTCGTCAAAGTGGGCGCGCCCAATCTGCTGCTGCAGGGCGAACGCCAAAAGTTTCTGGCCGAACAATGGCCCAGGATCCACGCAACCATTCAGCGGCTCGGACTGAAACCGGAAGAACTGCTGGATGCTGCCGCAAAACGTCCCTCGTCGCCGGATGCTGTAGGGGCGGATGCCGCAAAGCCGGATGCTACAGACAAGGAGCGTTGAAAGCCCATGGCATGCATAGAAGCAAAGAATCTCCGCAAGGCCTTTGGCACAACCGTCGCGCTGGACGGCGTCAATTTGCGTGTCGAAGAGGGCCGCATCCTGGGACTCATCGGTCCTAACGGCGCAGGCAAGACTACCGCGCTGAACGCAATTCTGGGCCTAACCCCATATCAGGGAGAGCTGAAGGTTCTCGGACGCGACCCCTGGAACGAGCGCGATCAGCTCATGCGCGATGTCTGCTTCATTGCCGATGTGGCCGTGCTGCCGCGCTGGATAAGGGTTTCGCAGGCGCTTGATTACGTTGCCGGCGTGCATCCGCGGTTTGATCGCGCGAAGGCGGAAGGGTTTCTTGCCAGGACCACCATCCGGCATGGCAGCAAGGTCAGGGAGTTGTCGAAGGGCATGGTGGCCCAACTGCACCTCGCTCTGGTGATGGCCATTGACGCGAAGCTGCTGGTGCTGGATGAGCCGACGCTGGGCCTCGACATCCTCTATCGCAAGCAGTTCTACGATTCGCTGCTGAACGACTACTTCGATCGCCACCGCAGCATCGTGGTGACGACACACCAGGTGGAAGAAATCCAGCACGTCCTCACCGATCTCATGTTTATCAACCAGGGCCGCATCGTATTCGCTTGCAGCATGGAAGAATTCGAGTCGCGCTATGTAGAAGTCACGGTGCGTCCCGAGCATGTCGCCGCCGCCCGTGCGCTCAAACCCATGTACGAGCGCCAGGTTTTCGGGCGCAGCATTTTGCTATTCGACCATGCCGATCGTCAGCAACTCGCCCCGCTTGGCGACATGCGCACGCCCAGCATCGCCGACTTGTTCGTTGCCGTCATGAGCAGTCAGGCGGGGCAGGCACAAGGAGCAGCTCAATGAATACTCAACCGAATGCTGTGCCCGAGTCCCCGGCCGACTCCCAGCAAACCGCGGCCACGGCGGCGACCCGGCCTATGTATTGGTCGGTGCGGCGTGAATTGTGGGAGAACCGCTCGATCTATGTCGCGCCACTGGCTGTCGCGGCAGTGGTAGTGTTCGGCTTCTTGGTCAGCACGCTTACTCTTCCGTACCGCATGCATGCGGCGTCGGCGCTCAATCCGGCCGAGCAGCAGGCCGCAATGGCAGAGCCCTACACAATCGCGGCGTCGCTGATCCTGGGGGCCACTTTTATCGTCGGGATTTTTTACTGTCTGGACGCGCTGCACGGGGAGCGCCGTGATCGCAGCATCCTGTTCTGGAAGTCGCTGCCGGTCTCCGATCTTACGACAGTGCTTTCGAAGATGAGCATTCCAATGGTCATTCTGCCGGTGCTCGGTTTCGCAATCGCTGTAGTCACGCTGTGCATCATGCTGCTGCTGAATGCCCTAGTCCTGTTTGTGAGCGGTCTCAGTGTCTCGACGCTCTGGGCACAGGTGCCGGTGTTCCGGATATCGCTGGTCCTGTTCTACCACTTTCTGACCGCGCATGCGCTCTGGTATGCGCCCATCTACGGCTGGCTGCTGCTGGTCTCAGGCTGGGCGCGGCGCGCGCCATTTCTGTGGGCCGTCTTACCGCCGCTCGCGATCTGCGCCATCGAGAAGCTTGCGTTCAACACGATGCATTTCGCCAACCTGCTGCAGTACCGCTTGGAGGGAAATCCGGATAGCGGCCTGCATTTCCCGCTGGTGCAGCTCACTCCGTTGAAATTCCTGAGCGCGCTGGGTCTGTGGACCGGGTTGGCGCTGGCTGCGGTATTCCTGATCGCAGCGGCCCGGCAGCGCCGCTATCGAGGACCGATTTGATTCGCCAGCATGGGGGATTCACTCCCTCGCATAAGGCAGAAAAGATTATGAGCAAGACAACAAACCTGTAAGCAGCAAATTTAATTCGATGTTCAGGAGGACATATGGAACCCGTTATTGGCATTAACAGCTCAGCGATTGAATGTACGTCTGTCTCAACCAGCGCTCCCATCTGGCAGGATGTGCTGGCACAGGCGATCACCGGTGAACTGCTCGCCGCAATGAACTACAAGTCTTTAGCCGAAATATGTGACAACGCCGAAGAAGCAGCCGATGCCCTGGAGCATGCGGAGAATGAACACGGACATGCTGCTGCGTTCGCTGCCGAGGGCCGCAAGATTGGAGTGAACGTGACGAGCAACGTCGAGGGGATGCATTGGAAGCGGCTCCGCGAAGCATTCCTGCGCTGCATCGCCGAGCGTGATTTTATTGGCTGCCTGATCGTCCAGGAGATCATGCTGGAATCCTTTGCCGTCGCCAGCTATGCACGCGTCGCTAAGGTCGGGCCGGGGAGTCTGGGCAAGACCTTTGCCCGCATCGCAGCCGAGGAAGAAGAGCACGTGGATCACGCCCTGGCGATTCTCAGAGCGGAGCGGGCCCTGGACGCCCAGCGTTTCGACGACAAGGTATACCGGCTGCATCTGGAAGTGATGACCACGCTCGCCAAGATGCTGGCGAAGGAATGCAAGGATGGACACTGCGAGGTGTGCCATGGCAGTTGTGTGAAGCCATCGCTGTTCCAGGTCAGCTTATCAGCAGCCCAGTTGCGCGGAGCGTCATTGCAACAGTATTTGAAGACGCTCGACATGCTGGGGCTGCCCGGGGAGGTAACACTCGCATGGGTCACTCAGTTGCCAGTGTAGCTGTCTCTGGGCGGACGATCGAGCAGGTTGATTTCGCCCTGATCGGCCATCAGGAGAGTTGGAAAGCAGCCGCGGACGTACTTGCTGTGTTGCGCGGACCGGAGCATACGCCTCTGCCGGACGATGAGATCAAAGACATCCTTCCATGGATTCCGCCCAGGGCGGTCTGCCATGTCGAAGTCGGATCGATCGTCAGTACAAAGATCGGGGGCGCCAAATTTAAGTCGCGCGGCCTCTATATCGACTCATTCATTCCTCCCGACCGTCTGGATGCCGCTTACATTCACGAGAACCTCGCCTGCGTTCGAAGGGCGGCGGCCTGCGCCATCAACGCGGGAGCCAAGATCGTGAGCCTCGGCGGATTCAGCTCCATTCTGATCGAGGGCAACTTCGATCAGCTTCCGGAAAGGCACGATACGGTCTTTACGACGGGCAATACGTTGACGGTTGCTTTCATCGTTCAGGGCATCAGGAAGATGTGCGCGCTGGAGGGCCAGGAGCTCCGAAGATCAACGCTGCTCATCGTTGGGGCAACGGGCGATGTGGGTTCCGGGTGCGCCCGTTGTTTAGCGCCTGGGGTGAAGCGCGTGCTGCTCAGCGCACGCAACCTGGAGCGGCTACGCAGGCTCGCCGCCGAGCTCGAAGCTGACGGAATCGAGGTGGAGATTGCGACGGATCTTCGGCAGTTCTCCGCAGAAGCCGACATCGTGATCTGCGCAGCGAGTCTGGCAGCCCCTTCGCTACTGTTGGGCCGGATCGCACCGCACGCAATCGTTTGCGATGCGGGCTACCCGAAGAACCTGTCTCCAAGCGTGGAGATGCCTGGCGCCAAGGTCTTCTTCGGAGGCCTGGGCCAGATCACCGGCGGATTGAGTTTCGCGCCGGATTTTCATGGAATTCTGAATCGGCATCCGTTTCCCGATGTGGTCCATGGATGTCTACTCGAAGGCATGGCTCTCGCTCTGGAGGGCCGCTACGAACCCTTCTCTCAGGGAAGAGGGTTCATCACCCGGGAGCGCGTCGAAGAGATTGAAACCATTGCTGCACGGCATGGGATCTATCTCGCACCGCTTTACAACGCCGATGGTCCAGTACAGGACGCTCTTGGTTGCCGGACAGAATGGCCGGGAGGACTGAGTGCGGGGGCG of Terriglobales bacterium contains these proteins:
- a CDS encoding ABC transporter ATP-binding protein; amino-acid sequence: MACIEAKNLRKAFGTTVALDGVNLRVEEGRILGLIGPNGAGKTTALNAILGLTPYQGELKVLGRDPWNERDQLMRDVCFIADVAVLPRWIRVSQALDYVAGVHPRFDRAKAEGFLARTTIRHGSKVRELSKGMVAQLHLALVMAIDAKLLVLDEPTLGLDILYRKQFYDSLLNDYFDRHRSIVVTTHQVEEIQHVLTDLMFINQGRIVFACSMEEFESRYVEVTVRPEHVAAARALKPMYERQVFGRSILLFDHADRQQLAPLGDMRTPSIADLFVAVMSSQAGQAQGAAQ
- a CDS encoding GntR family transcriptional regulator, which produces MEREWNDSQPIYRQLRDRVVAMILDGVLKEGDPLPSVRNVATEYRVNPLTVLKGYQELVDEQLVEKRRGLGMFVKVGAPNLLLQGERQKFLAEQWPRIHATIQRLGLKPEELLDAAAKRPSSPDAVGADAAKPDATDKER
- a CDS encoding ferritin-like domain-containing protein, which gives rise to MEPVIGINSSAIECTSVSTSAPIWQDVLAQAITGELLAAMNYKSLAEICDNAEEAADALEHAENEHGHAAAFAAEGRKIGVNVTSNVEGMHWKRLREAFLRCIAERDFIGCLIVQEIMLESFAVASYARVAKVGPGSLGKTFARIAAEEEEHVDHALAILRAERALDAQRFDDKVYRLHLEVMTTLAKMLAKECKDGHCEVCHGSCVKPSLFQVSLSAAQLRGASLQQYLKTLDMLGLPGEVTLAWVTQLPV
- a CDS encoding DinB family protein, with amino-acid sequence MKSLTDFSLDEAIAVLTRTPATLNALLRGLPNIWVRGNEGKDTWSPFDIVGHLVFGERTDWMPRVRIILESGEARPFDPFDRFAQLKESQDKSLEQLLEDFARLRRENLVALQALNLQQEDLTRRGRHPALGVVTLSQLLATWAVHDFTHVHQLSRVMAHQYRDAVGPWSAFLGVLQCAGHSAP
- a CDS encoding sulfatase → MGRITRRKFLGQVAGVAVSASLSYPMFAGASKSAKLKPNVLFLMSDDMRVELGCYGSMFRAQTPNLDGLAKSGVRFDRNYCQFPLCNPSRSSLLTGRPPTKTGVLGNRTAFRDIHPNWISLPQLFRQSGYVSVRSGKIFHGGIDDPEAWDEADGQPGEGEASGGGAGGKDKVLPSTQSPPKPADAAPTLPQDLSRAAYSDRIVVLDGSGEGNGDYHTADHTIEYLRKYKDQPFFIACGFVKPHSPPAAPQKFFDLYDVNKIELTPDFASWPTVPPGFPSAAIRKRNADLFIGRTASPAEAREVIRAYIASISWVDWNVARVLAELDRLGLRQNTIIVFVADHGYQLGEKGKWSKAGSLFEMGTRVPMIMAVPGAKGNGQSCLRIVESLDIYPTLVELCGLPLPSGVEGKSLVPLLHNPQAKWDRPAYSVWSEDGSSLHGVAVRTEKWRYAEFGPGGKNGAMLFDPKTDLLEMKNQADDLQHAKVCAELSSLTRSYAANLGKA